The Saccharothrix variisporea genome has a segment encoding these proteins:
- a CDS encoding MarR family winged helix-turn-helix transcriptional regulator, with product MADQTATSTSLPVPATARTGPVSHAIFRLARLHRMVAGQLLRKAGLHPGQELVMMHLWDCGPARQAELVGVLDSDSATMTRTVQRLEKAGFVRRIPDPSDRRAWIIEPTVASQALHREVERIWGELERVTTGDCNEAERAELVRLMGKLECNLIAFAFGQH from the coding sequence ATGGCTGACCAGACAGCGACCTCGACGAGCCTGCCGGTGCCCGCCACCGCCCGCACGGGCCCGGTCAGCCACGCGATCTTCCGACTGGCCCGCCTGCACCGCATGGTGGCGGGCCAACTGCTGCGCAAGGCCGGCCTGCACCCAGGCCAAGAGCTGGTGATGATGCACCTGTGGGACTGCGGCCCGGCCCGACAGGCGGAACTGGTCGGCGTCCTGGACTCCGACTCGGCCACCATGACCCGAACCGTCCAACGCCTGGAGAAAGCGGGCTTCGTCCGCCGCATCCCCGACCCGTCCGACCGCCGCGCGTGGATCATCGAACCAACCGTGGCCAGCCAAGCACTGCACCGCGAGGTAGAGCGCATCTGGGGCGAACTGGAACGCGTCACAACCGGCGACTGCAACGAGGCCGAACGAGCAGAACTGGTGCGCCTGATGGGCAAGCTCGAGTGCAACCTGATCGCCTTCGCCTTCGGCCAGCACTAG
- a CDS encoding alkene reductase: MTTPFDALDLAGTRLANRIVMSPMTRSRAYDTVPTPAMAEYYAQRASAGLIITEGIQPSAVGQGYVHTPGLHTSEQVEGWKKVTDAVHGAGGVIFAQLMHTGRIGHPDLLPGDLHPVAPSAVRAAGSTFTGTALLENVTPVELSPEGIEETIADYARAAVNAIAAGFDGVELHGANGYLIHQFLAPNSNRRTDEWGGSVENRLRFPVAVVRAVAEAIGAGRVGLRVSPGNRYNDIQETDHHDVYPALVDALDPLGLAYLHVSEWDRELTLELRKRFSSTLILNPRNHEGVTEPSDLDLIADGTADAIAFGVMFLANPDLPARIAANGPFNTPDPTTFFGGDERGYTDYPALAA; encoded by the coding sequence ATGACCACCCCGTTCGACGCGTTGGACCTCGCCGGCACCCGGCTGGCGAACCGCATCGTGATGTCCCCCATGACCCGCAGCCGCGCGTACGACACCGTCCCGACCCCCGCGATGGCCGAGTACTACGCGCAGCGCGCGTCCGCCGGGCTGATCATCACCGAAGGGATCCAGCCCTCCGCCGTGGGCCAGGGGTACGTCCACACGCCCGGCCTGCACACGTCCGAGCAGGTCGAGGGGTGGAAGAAGGTCACCGACGCGGTCCACGGCGCGGGCGGGGTGATCTTTGCCCAGCTCATGCACACCGGGCGCATCGGGCACCCGGACCTGCTGCCCGGCGACCTGCACCCGGTGGCACCGTCGGCGGTGCGGGCGGCGGGCAGCACGTTCACCGGGACCGCCCTGCTGGAGAACGTGACGCCGGTGGAGCTGTCGCCGGAGGGCATCGAGGAGACCATCGCCGACTACGCTCGGGCGGCCGTCAACGCGATCGCTGCCGGGTTCGACGGCGTGGAGCTGCACGGCGCGAACGGGTACCTGATCCACCAGTTCCTGGCACCCAACAGCAACCGGCGGACCGACGAGTGGGGTGGGTCGGTGGAGAACCGGCTGCGCTTCCCCGTCGCGGTGGTGCGGGCGGTCGCCGAGGCGATCGGGGCCGGTCGGGTGGGTCTGCGGGTCTCGCCGGGCAACCGGTACAACGACATCCAGGAGACCGACCACCACGACGTGTACCCGGCGCTGGTGGACGCGCTCGACCCGCTGGGCCTGGCGTACCTGCACGTGTCCGAGTGGGACCGCGAGCTCACCTTGGAGCTGCGCAAGCGTTTCAGCTCCACTCTGATCCTGAACCCGCGCAACCACGAGGGTGTCACCGAGCCGTCCGACCTGGACCTGATCGCGGACGGGACGGCGGACGCGATCGCCTTCGGCGTCATGTTCCTGGCCAACCCGGACCTCCCGGCCCGGATCGCGGCGAACGGCCCGTTCAACACCCCGGACCCGACCACGTTCTTCGGTGGGGACGAGCGCGGCTACACGGACTACCCCGCCCTGGCCGCCTGA
- a CDS encoding LPXTG cell wall anchor domain-containing protein encodes MPARTFRAPLCVITAVLTAALTPTPANAHTPTLKAMCADNQAVLSVDLRYYNNDRPNVLRITDNTTPLDSRTFGTYFRRTYTAPGTTAHTFTITVEAWDDRYWTRGWSFTKTLTTPPCSTPPPPPPVTTTLPPTPPPTIEPPTTTTTTTTTTTTTTTTTTALTLDWPTTRPKPAVIPAATDTGLPDTGADVTAPLVIGLLLLTGGTVVLLLLRRRANNR; translated from the coding sequence ATGCCCGCTCGGACCTTCCGGGCTCCGCTCTGCGTCATCACCGCCGTCCTGACCGCGGCCCTGACCCCCACCCCCGCCAACGCACACACCCCGACCCTCAAGGCGATGTGCGCCGACAACCAGGCCGTCCTCTCCGTAGACCTCCGCTACTACAACAACGACAGACCCAACGTCCTGCGCATCACCGACAACACAACCCCTCTGGACTCCCGCACCTTCGGCACGTACTTCCGCCGCACCTACACCGCCCCCGGCACCACCGCGCACACGTTCACGATCACGGTGGAAGCCTGGGACGACCGCTACTGGACCCGAGGCTGGTCCTTCACCAAAACCCTGACCACACCCCCCTGCTCCACTCCCCCACCCCCACCTCCAGTCACCACAACACTCCCGCCCACACCCCCACCCACCATCGAACCCCCCACCACCACAACAACAACCACCACCACGACCACCACAACCACCACAACCACGACCGCCCTGACCCTGGACTGGCCCACCACCCGCCCCAAACCCGCGGTGATCCCCGCAGCCACCGACACCGGCCTCCCGGACACGGGCGCGGACGTGACGGCCCCTTTGGTGATCGGCCTGCTCCTCCTCACCGGCGGCACAGTCGTCCTGCTCCTCCTCCGCCGCCGCGCGAACAACCGCTGA